One window of Longimicrobium sp. genomic DNA carries:
- a CDS encoding cation:proton antiporter → MKGAIWFLVVGVLLVAMALSRSIVARLPLSTAMLYLAAGFALGPYGAGLLSLDVYEQSAVWERVTEIAVLVSLFAAGLKLRAPLLDGRWILPVRLATLSMTITVGLVTLLGVFAMGLPVGAAVLLGAILAPTDPVLASDVQVTHAADRDRLRFGLTGEAGLNDGSAFPFVMLGLGLLGLHEMGEMGWRWFAVDLVWAVVAGLAVGAVLGTLVGRLVLHLRRVHREAVGLDDFLALGLIALAYGMALLVSGYGFLAVFAAGLALRRIERRESGGDAPPEDVAAAAHSIDVEEMATDKDTAPAYMAQAALGFTEQLERIGEFTVVLLLGGMISWHFLPAVALWFIPLLFLVIRPLSVYAGLVGSRSTGLQRGMIGWFGIRGIGSVYYLTFAMQHGLPEELSRPLAELVLATVAVSTVAHGISVTPLMALYGRRTKS, encoded by the coding sequence ATGAAAGGGGCGATCTGGTTCCTGGTGGTGGGCGTCCTCCTGGTCGCCATGGCGCTCTCGCGGTCGATCGTGGCCCGGCTGCCGCTCTCCACCGCGATGCTCTACCTGGCGGCCGGATTCGCGCTCGGCCCGTACGGCGCGGGGCTCCTGAGCCTCGACGTATACGAGCAGTCGGCCGTGTGGGAGCGCGTCACCGAGATCGCGGTGCTCGTGTCGCTCTTCGCGGCCGGGCTCAAGCTGCGTGCGCCGCTGCTCGACGGCCGCTGGATCCTTCCCGTGCGGCTCGCCACCCTCTCCATGACCATCACGGTGGGGCTGGTGACGCTGCTGGGGGTGTTCGCCATGGGGCTGCCCGTGGGCGCGGCGGTCCTGCTGGGCGCCATCCTCGCCCCCACCGACCCCGTGCTCGCCTCCGACGTGCAGGTTACGCACGCCGCCGACCGCGACCGGCTGCGCTTCGGCCTCACCGGCGAGGCCGGCCTCAACGACGGCAGCGCCTTTCCGTTCGTGATGCTCGGATTGGGGCTCCTGGGGCTGCACGAGATGGGGGAGATGGGCTGGCGCTGGTTCGCGGTGGACCTGGTGTGGGCGGTCGTCGCCGGGCTCGCGGTGGGCGCCGTGCTGGGGACGCTCGTCGGACGGCTCGTCCTGCACCTGCGCAGGGTGCACCGCGAGGCGGTGGGGCTGGACGACTTCCTGGCGCTCGGCCTCATCGCGCTCGCCTACGGGATGGCGCTCCTGGTGAGCGGCTACGGCTTCCTGGCCGTGTTCGCGGCGGGGCTCGCTCTGCGCCGCATCGAGCGCCGCGAGTCGGGCGGCGACGCTCCCCCGGAGGACGTCGCGGCCGCCGCGCACTCCATCGACGTGGAGGAGATGGCGACCGACAAGGACACGGCGCCCGCCTACATGGCGCAGGCCGCACTCGGCTTCACCGAGCAGCTCGAGCGCATCGGCGAGTTCACCGTCGTCCTCCTGCTGGGAGGGATGATCTCCTGGCACTTCCTTCCGGCCGTCGCGCTCTGGTTCATCCCCCTCCTCTTCCTCGTCATCCGCCCGCTCTCGGTGTACGCGGGGCTGGTGGGGTCGCGCAGCACCGGGCTGCAGCGTGGGATGATCGGGTGGTTCGGCATCCGGGGGATCGGCTCCGTGTACTACCTCACCTTCGCCATGCAGCACGGCCTTCCCGAGGAGCTGAGCCGCCCGCTCGCCGAGCTGGTCCTCGCCACCGTCGCCGTCTCCACGGTGGCGCACGGCATCTCGGTGACGCCGCTGATGGCGCTCTACGGCCGGCGCACGAAAAGCTGA
- a CDS encoding dihydrodipicolinate synthase family protein, producing MKLDLSGVFAPATTPFDPVTGDADLVSLRANVRAWMEAPLSGVVLFGSTGEGPLLDEDERARLTAGVRGVLDAGRLLLAGTGAESTRATLRMTRAVAAEGADAVLVQPPGYYRPLLTPEALRDHYLAVAEGSPVPVILYQVPPRFSGAELPAGLVGELAKHPNIVGIKDSHGDLRTLGALVEACGKRCQVLAGSGAILYAALEMGAVGGILAVSLLAPAECAELARAFTEGRLGDAGRLQERLAPLHRAVVAELGVPGMKAALELLGMHGGPLRAPLKPLRSKDRERVREALQAAGLGAAALS from the coding sequence ATGAAACTGGACCTCAGCGGCGTGTTCGCGCCCGCCACGACTCCCTTCGACCCGGTGACGGGCGATGCCGACCTGGTGTCGCTGCGCGCCAACGTGCGCGCGTGGATGGAGGCGCCGCTCTCCGGCGTGGTGCTCTTTGGCTCCACGGGCGAGGGGCCGCTGCTGGACGAGGACGAGCGCGCGCGCCTCACCGCCGGCGTGCGCGGGGTGCTGGATGCGGGGCGCCTCCTCCTGGCCGGCACCGGCGCCGAATCCACCCGTGCCACCCTGCGGATGACCCGCGCCGTCGCCGCGGAGGGCGCCGACGCGGTGCTCGTGCAGCCGCCCGGCTACTACCGCCCGCTCCTGACCCCAGAGGCGCTGCGCGACCACTACCTCGCGGTGGCGGAGGGCTCGCCGGTGCCGGTGATCCTGTACCAGGTGCCGCCCCGCTTCAGCGGCGCCGAGCTCCCCGCCGGGCTGGTGGGCGAGCTGGCCAAACATCCCAACATCGTGGGGATCAAGGACTCGCACGGCGACCTGCGCACGCTGGGCGCGCTGGTGGAGGCGTGCGGCAAGCGGTGCCAGGTGCTCGCCGGCAGCGGCGCCATCCTCTACGCCGCGCTGGAGATGGGCGCGGTGGGCGGCATCCTGGCCGTCTCCCTCCTCGCCCCCGCCGAGTGCGCCGAGCTCGCGCGCGCCTTCACCGAAGGCCGCTTGGGCGACGCGGGCCGCCTGCAGGAGCGCCTCGCTCCGCTCCATCGCGCCGTGGTGGCCGAGCTGGGCGTGCCCGGGATGAAGGCCGCGCTGGAGCTGCTCGGAATGCACGGCGGCCCCCTCCGCGCGCCGCTCAAGCCGCTCCGGAGCAAGGACCGCGAGCGAGTCCGCGAAGCGCTCCAGGCGGCGGGGCTGGGCGCGGCCGCTCTCTCCTGA